A section of the Acidobacterium capsulatum ATCC 51196 genome encodes:
- a CDS encoding DUF6766 family protein codes for MRKLAKWIDDHSLLLAFVFLFLLCLICQIISGTDQYNQNQSMQGLHTVSRMQYLATGNFLDGMFSNWQAAVLQLGTLIVFAVFLKTRGAAHSLRPGGQRKSKTEGKKHRGKKQRSWLYRNSLSLAFALLFGAFFGLHLVTASSANNEQRALMHQPPIGLGAFAVSSTFWFETTQTWEAEFMAIGLYIFLSIYLRQEGSPESKPVDAGDNDTGETNK; via the coding sequence ATGCGAAAGCTTGCCAAATGGATCGACGATCACAGCCTGCTGCTTGCGTTTGTTTTTTTGTTTCTGCTTTGCCTTATCTGCCAGATCATCTCTGGCACGGACCAGTACAACCAGAATCAGTCGATGCAAGGCCTGCATACCGTGAGCCGGATGCAGTATCTGGCGACGGGCAACTTTCTCGATGGCATGTTTTCGAACTGGCAGGCTGCCGTTCTGCAGCTTGGCACTCTGATTGTCTTCGCCGTCTTTCTCAAGACTCGCGGAGCGGCCCACTCGCTGCGGCCCGGCGGACAAAGAAAGTCAAAGACGGAGGGCAAGAAGCATCGCGGCAAAAAGCAGAGAAGCTGGCTTTACCGCAATTCGCTCTCGCTGGCCTTTGCCCTGCTGTTCGGAGCCTTCTTTGGCCTGCACCTGGTCACGGCTTCGTCTGCCAACAACGAACAGCGGGCGCTCATGCATCAGCCGCCTATCGGCCTGGGAGCGTTTGCCGTCTCCTCAACCTTCTGGTTTGAGACCACGCAGACCTGGGAGGCCGAGTTCATGGCGATAGGGCTCTACATCTTCCTGAGCATCTATCTGCGGCAGGAAGGCTCGCCGGAATCGAAGCCGGTAGATGCCGGCGACAACGACACCGGCGAGACAAACAAATAG
- a CDS encoding zinc-ribbon domain containing protein — protein sequence MEFVDKVLKCVDCGNDFVFTAGEQLFFQDKQFKNDPKRCKQCKSKRSRSSGGVRSETRTTCSECGTETTVPFKPTQGRPVLCRQCFQGKRATPGGTATVAPPAAD from the coding sequence ATGGAGTTCGTCGATAAAGTCCTAAAATGCGTTGATTGCGGCAATGACTTTGTTTTTACCGCGGGCGAGCAGCTTTTCTTTCAAGATAAGCAGTTCAAGAACGATCCCAAACGCTGCAAGCAATGCAAGAGCAAGCGCTCACGCTCCAGCGGAGGCGTGCGGTCTGAGACGCGCACGACCTGCTCGGAATGTGGCACCGAAACCACCGTCCCCTTCAAGCCGACACAGGGCCGCCCAGTGCTCTGCCGGCAATGCTTTCAGGGCAAGCGCGCTACCCCGGGAGGTACAGCCACGGTTGCGCCTCCGGCAGCAGACTAG
- the rpsU gene encoding 30S ribosomal protein S21, with protein sequence MAEVRLQEGEPLENALRRFKRKVQQEDIIKEVKRHSFYLKPGEKRRVKEALARKRNRKKARKEQD encoded by the coding sequence TTGGCAGAAGTTCGCTTACAAGAAGGCGAACCACTCGAGAACGCGCTGCGCCGCTTCAAGCGCAAGGTTCAGCAAGAGGACATCATCAAGGAAGTCAAGCGTCACTCTTTCTATCTGAAACCTGGCGAAAAGCGTCGCGTGAAGGAAGCTCTCGCGCGGAAACGGAATCGTAAGAAGGCTCGTAAGGAACAGGACTAG
- a CDS encoding nuclear transport factor 2 family protein encodes MTKTAGGHSIQLAMRRFLPKLQGQSYCSLQAGTLLLLCLLFSSGHSSALTHTHSPRLHREIEHLEEQYRQAMLTGNISTMDHMLADDYVGIEPDGMIESKNQTLAMWRNHIMRFQALDLSDLHVRIYGDTAVVTSKAHVEGVGPRGSMDGEYRYTRVYHRKAGQWQIVSFEANRIRPRRAASRA; translated from the coding sequence TTGACTAAGACTGCCGGCGGGCATAGTATCCAACTCGCCATGCGCCGCTTTTTGCCGAAGCTCCAGGGGCAGTCATACTGCTCCCTGCAGGCAGGAACCCTGTTGTTGCTGTGTCTGCTGTTCTCCTCGGGTCACTCCTCGGCCCTGACGCATACCCACTCGCCCCGATTGCACCGCGAAATCGAGCACCTGGAAGAGCAGTATCGCCAGGCCATGCTGACCGGGAACATCTCCACCATGGACCACATGCTGGCCGACGATTATGTGGGCATCGAACCCGATGGCATGATCGAGAGCAAGAACCAGACCCTGGCCATGTGGCGGAATCACATCATGCGCTTTCAGGCGCTGGACCTCAGCGACCTGCATGTGCGGATTTATGGCGACACGGCCGTCGTGACCTCAAAGGCGCACGTCGAGGGCGTAGGCCCACGGGGCAGCATGGATGGCGAGTACCGCTACACGCGCGTCTACCATCGCAAGGCGGGGCAATGGCAGATCGTGAGCTTTGAGGCCAACCGCATCCGCCCCAGACGCGCTGCCTCGCGGGCGTGA
- a CDS encoding putative quinol monooxygenase — MTTSHQRPISFLVRMKFAEEDRSEIQAMLAPLTEGSRKEDGCLTYVPHWVEGESATLVIYEQYRDSAALEAHRASAHFQQYAVSGLYQKMRERSVEDLIAAA, encoded by the coding sequence ATGACGACTTCACACCAGCGCCCCATCAGTTTTCTCGTTCGCATGAAGTTTGCTGAAGAGGATCGCAGCGAGATTCAGGCCATGCTGGCTCCGCTGACCGAGGGCTCGCGCAAGGAAGACGGCTGCCTGACCTACGTTCCTCACTGGGTCGAGGGCGAGTCGGCCACGCTTGTGATCTATGAGCAGTACCGCGACAGCGCGGCGCTGGAGGCGCACCGCGCCTCGGCCCACTTTCAGCAATATGCCGTGAGCGGGCTTTACCAGAAGATGCGCGAGCGCAGCGTCGAAGACCTGATCGCCGCCGCCTGA